From one Bacteroides intestinalis DSM 17393 genomic stretch:
- a CDS encoding glycoside hydrolase family 97 protein: MRKLLRAAMLLLAVLMAACTAPDTWELVSKDNNIRFVLANKKDKGEVNLCYSVYYRDTLAVEKSLLGLVMDNCEYGKDAQFVSASAVKDISNAYQLKSGKKLNTTDECREQIFTFRNKENKQFNLIARVYNDGVAFRYELPGEAGQMHTIQTEHTEFAVPVNGKAWIHPYDWNDRHKPSYEQYCRSEIDIRSECGHGRGWAFPMLFNTNGIWMMITEAHLNGSYPATHIDNAGTDKAYKIRFPEPDEPIVPDAVEPVSELPWFTPWRAIIIGDDLNTIFQTQMVSHLNPASVVSDESWIEAGRASWSWWSNGSTPRDYKAQLKYVDLSAEMGWEYMLIDAGWQNMGNGGTMEDVVKYAQKKGVGVWLWYHSGAGRDNDSIPTHRLMSDPELRRAEMKRISEIGVKGIKVDFFDTDKQRIIQLYPALLKDAADNHLLIDLHGATLPRGFERTYPNMLTTEAIRGAETLGRQERCDQAAKHNATVPFTRNVVGSMDYTPVTFSDKVRQGVPAIRKTTMGHQLALAVVFESGFQCFADKAESYLSLPEQPKQFLKEVPAAWDESILLAGYPADYAVVARRSGDVWYIGGISGKEEEREIEFTLPAGCEGKPFTMIIDGKDKDSFDYTPVENMNGTVKVKVLPNGGFAGIIR, encoded by the coding sequence ATGAGAAAACTATTGAGAGCAGCAATGTTGCTGTTGGCGGTATTAATGGCCGCTTGTACGGCTCCCGATACATGGGAGTTGGTGTCCAAGGACAATAATATCCGTTTCGTCCTGGCAAACAAAAAGGATAAAGGTGAAGTAAATCTTTGCTATTCCGTTTATTATAGGGATACGCTGGCAGTAGAGAAATCTCTTTTAGGGCTGGTTATGGATAATTGTGAGTATGGAAAAGACGCACAATTTGTTTCCGCTTCTGCAGTGAAAGATATTTCTAATGCTTATCAGTTAAAATCCGGTAAGAAATTGAATACTACGGATGAGTGCCGTGAGCAGATTTTTACTTTCCGTAATAAAGAGAATAAGCAGTTTAATTTGATCGCAAGGGTATATAATGACGGAGTCGCTTTCCGTTATGAACTACCCGGAGAGGCTGGACAGATGCATACTATCCAGACCGAGCATACAGAATTTGCCGTACCCGTAAATGGAAAAGCGTGGATACACCCGTATGACTGGAACGATCGTCATAAACCGAGCTATGAACAATATTGCCGGAGTGAAATAGATATCCGTTCGGAATGTGGGCATGGGCGTGGTTGGGCATTCCCTATGCTATTCAATACCAACGGAATTTGGATGATGATCACAGAAGCTCATCTGAATGGCTCATATCCTGCTACTCATATAGATAATGCCGGAACAGATAAAGCATATAAAATCCGCTTTCCGGAACCGGATGAGCCAATTGTACCGGATGCAGTAGAGCCGGTATCAGAATTACCGTGGTTCACTCCTTGGCGTGCCATTATCATAGGGGATGATCTGAATACCATATTCCAGACACAAATGGTTTCACATCTGAATCCTGCATCTGTAGTAAGCGATGAATCCTGGATAGAGGCCGGACGCGCTTCATGGAGCTGGTGGTCTAATGGCAGCACTCCCCGTGATTATAAAGCACAACTGAAATATGTGGATCTTAGTGCAGAAATGGGTTGGGAATATATGCTGATTGATGCCGGCTGGCAAAACATGGGCAACGGTGGCACTATGGAAGATGTAGTGAAATACGCACAGAAGAAAGGAGTGGGGGTCTGGTTATGGTACCATTCCGGTGCAGGGCGTGACAACGACTCTATACCGACGCATCGTCTGATGAGTGATCCTGAATTACGTCGTGCAGAAATGAAACGCATCAGTGAAATTGGAGTGAAAGGAATCAAGGTCGATTTCTTTGATACAGACAAACAACGTATTATCCAACTTTATCCGGCTTTATTGAAAGATGCCGCGGACAATCATTTGCTAATAGATCTTCATGGTGCCACTTTACCCCGTGGCTTTGAACGTACGTATCCGAATATGCTGACTACGGAAGCTATCCGGGGTGCAGAAACCCTGGGACGTCAGGAACGTTGCGACCAGGCGGCAAAACATAATGCTACTGTACCTTTCACACGCAATGTAGTCGGTTCGATGGATTACACTCCGGTGACTTTCTCTGATAAAGTACGCCAAGGGGTACCTGCTATACGTAAGACAACTATGGGGCATCAGTTGGCTCTGGCAGTAGTCTTTGAATCAGGTTTTCAATGTTTTGCTGATAAGGCGGAGTCTTATCTTTCTCTACCGGAACAACCGAAACAATTCCTGAAAGAAGTACCCGCTGCCTGGGACGAAAGTATCCTGCTGGCTGGTTATCCTGCTGATTATGCTGTTGTGGCTCGTCGTTCCGGTGATGTCTGGTATATTGGCGGTATCAGTGGTAAGGAAGAGGAACGTGAAATAGAATTTACCTTGCCTGCCGGATGTGAAGGTAAACCATTCACTATGATTATAGATGGAAAAGATAAGGATAGTTTTGACTACACGCCTGTGGAGAATATGAACGGAACGGTAAAAGTGAAGGTACTTCCGAATGGTGGCTTTGCTGGTATAATCCGATGA
- a CDS encoding glycoside hydrolase family 97 C-terminal domain-containing protein has translation MVLPSSRIGEVAAFARRSGKTWFLAVLNGQEECSLQFPLSFLGDGWYEGMVLNDRPSDAAAIKTERVFCRKSDALTGHMRTGGGYIVMFTPQE, from the coding sequence GTGGTATTGCCATCCAGTCGGATAGGTGAGGTTGCGGCATTTGCACGAAGAAGCGGAAAGACTTGGTTTTTGGCTGTACTGAATGGACAAGAGGAATGTTCCCTGCAATTTCCTTTATCATTTTTGGGTGACGGATGGTATGAAGGAATGGTTTTGAATGATCGGCCGTCTGATGCTGCCGCTATCAAGACAGAACGTGTCTTCTGTAGAAAATCTGATGCTTTGACGGGACACATGCGTACAGGGGGTGGATATATTGTGATGTTTACTCCTCAAGAATAA
- a CDS encoding glycoside hydrolase family 97 N-terminal domain-containing protein produces MRKTICAILMGSCALAYANAQTLFPVTSPDGSISLVLKLKEKGLYYEVEKNGVKVLVESPVRLTIDESELCNSVDVLSSDTYKTDNTYPIRGSHSLAVDRSNGQIIKLRNSSLKTDFSLEARAYNDGVAFRMILPGKQGEIRTPDEHTLFTLPVGSTVWYHDMYCHYEGIHQRKDISEIMQGEWAAPPVTVQLPGESGYLCITESALMNYAGMSLQANGKNGFETKLGHAQPAGYPFAHDYSLAEARRLSKPAALAATIITPWRTIIIADNLNELVNSDLITNLAPAPDKRLFPKGINTDWIKPGRSVWCWLDGGARTVEGMKEFSKLAGELGFEYNTVDAFWYRWTNEQLKELVDYSAQFGVKIWLWRHGRDMRDPKKRRELFERCHRLGVVGLKLDAFSHESKEFVDLYQSCLKEAAEYKLMLNIHGSNKPTGEVRTWPNEMSREGIRGLEYGKNQYEWSTHNTTLPFTRLVAGAGDYTPVIFGERRLETSWVHQLATALVFNSSVIFFGSHPKAMLDNPAVKFLKQIPAT; encoded by the coding sequence ATGCGAAAAACTATTTGTGCAATATTGATGGGGTCTTGTGCCTTGGCTTATGCCAATGCACAGACACTGTTTCCGGTCACCAGTCCGGATGGCTCTATTTCTTTGGTGTTGAAACTAAAAGAAAAAGGACTTTATTATGAAGTAGAGAAAAACGGAGTGAAGGTATTGGTAGAGTCGCCTGTGCGTCTGACCATAGATGAATCGGAACTTTGTAATTCGGTCGATGTTCTGTCTTCAGATACATATAAGACGGATAATACCTATCCTATCCGGGGCAGTCATTCTTTGGCGGTAGATAGAAGCAATGGACAAATTATCAAGTTACGAAATAGTAGTTTGAAGACTGATTTCTCTTTGGAGGCGAGAGCTTATAACGATGGTGTCGCTTTTCGGATGATACTTCCCGGTAAGCAGGGAGAAATAAGAACGCCGGATGAACATACATTATTTACATTGCCGGTGGGGAGTACGGTGTGGTATCATGATATGTATTGTCACTATGAAGGTATCCACCAGAGAAAGGATATCTCTGAAATTATGCAGGGAGAATGGGCTGCTCCTCCGGTAACGGTGCAATTGCCGGGAGAATCCGGTTATCTTTGCATAACAGAATCCGCTTTGATGAATTATGCCGGTATGTCATTGCAGGCAAATGGTAAGAATGGTTTTGAAACGAAACTGGGACATGCGCAACCGGCCGGATATCCTTTTGCCCATGATTATAGTCTGGCGGAAGCCCGGCGGTTATCGAAACCGGCAGCTTTGGCAGCTACTATAATAACTCCCTGGCGTACAATCATAATAGCCGATAATCTGAATGAGTTGGTGAATTCCGATTTGATAACCAACTTGGCTCCGGCACCGGATAAACGACTATTCCCCAAAGGAATAAATACGGACTGGATTAAACCGGGACGTTCCGTATGGTGCTGGCTGGATGGTGGAGCACGGACAGTGGAGGGAATGAAAGAATTTTCTAAACTGGCCGGAGAATTAGGGTTTGAATATAATACGGTAGATGCTTTTTGGTATCGTTGGACAAATGAACAGTTAAAAGAACTAGTGGATTATTCGGCTCAGTTTGGAGTTAAAATCTGGTTATGGCGTCACGGCCGGGATATGCGTGATCCTAAAAAACGCAGAGAATTGTTTGAACGCTGTCACAGATTAGGAGTTGTCGGCTTGAAACTTGACGCGTTCTCACATGAGTCGAAAGAATTTGTCGATTTATATCAGTCATGTCTGAAAGAAGCGGCGGAATATAAACTGATGCTAAACATTCATGGCAGTAATAAACCGACGGGTGAAGTGCGTACGTGGCCGAATGAGATGAGTCGTGAAGGTATTCGTGGCTTGGAATATGGGAAAAATCAGTATGAGTGGAGCACGCATAATACAACCTTGCCTTTCACTCGTCTGGTAGCGGGAGCCGGAGATTATACACCCGTTATTTTTGGAGAACGTCGTTTGGAAACGTCATGGGTACATCAGTTAGCTACGGCACTTGTTTTCAACTCTTCTGTCATATTCTTCGGTTCACACCCGAAAGCGATGTTGGATAATCCGGCTGTGAAATTCTTGAAGCAAATACCTGCTACCTAG
- a CDS encoding glycoside hydrolase family 28 protein produces MKTKRNLLLLLMLLVLPFTLQAETFNVKKYGARGNGKKMDSPAIQKAIDACHKAGGGTVLVPAGTYLSATIVLKDNVTLHLEKDALILGTTDYKAYDNLDPFTEGLGIDVGWALLVAVDAKNVALEGEGAIDGQGSALKERHIKVDTRPEGQRWGLRPFLLRWVRCEGVRVEGVTLKYAGAWTSHYFQCRNVNIHNVTIRSFGVAHNDGINIDGCQHVRISNCDIVSGDDALCFKTTASKMGCDDIIVTDMKLKSNQAGIKMGTESMAGFENIKISNCHIYDTKNGGIKLFSVDGAHLRNVEISDITMDEVRTPMLFRLGVRLSVFRKKEDRQQPIGVFENVTIRNVKAVAADKAQLTPPSGILITGIPGHYITNLTLENIHIRLLGTGTPEDALSQVPEAIDKYPEVKTFGPKIPAYGVWARHVKGLKLKNVTFELKNPDARPEIICEDGDIQIYK; encoded by the coding sequence ATGAAAACGAAAAGGAATTTATTACTGTTGTTAATGTTACTTGTTCTGCCATTTACGTTGCAGGCTGAAACATTTAATGTAAAGAAGTACGGTGCTCGGGGAAACGGCAAAAAGATGGATTCACCCGCTATCCAGAAAGCAATTGATGCTTGTCATAAGGCAGGTGGTGGAACGGTACTTGTGCCTGCCGGAACCTATTTGTCGGCTACTATCGTGCTAAAAGATAATGTGACTTTGCATTTGGAGAAAGATGCTCTTATTCTGGGCACTACCGATTATAAAGCTTACGATAACCTTGATCCTTTTACCGAAGGTCTGGGCATTGATGTCGGTTGGGCATTATTGGTAGCGGTAGATGCTAAAAATGTTGCTTTGGAGGGTGAAGGTGCTATCGATGGTCAAGGCTCAGCTTTGAAAGAACGGCATATAAAAGTAGATACCCGGCCGGAAGGCCAGCGTTGGGGATTGCGCCCTTTCTTGCTTCGTTGGGTACGTTGTGAAGGTGTGCGCGTGGAAGGAGTTACTTTAAAATATGCAGGTGCCTGGACTTCCCATTATTTCCAATGTCGTAATGTGAATATCCACAATGTGACGATACGCAGTTTTGGAGTAGCTCATAATGATGGTATTAATATTGATGGTTGCCAGCATGTACGTATTAGTAATTGTGATATTGTCAGTGGCGACGATGCTCTTTGTTTTAAGACTACTGCCAGCAAAATGGGATGTGATGATATCATTGTTACGGATATGAAGTTGAAAAGTAATCAGGCGGGCATTAAGATGGGAACAGAATCCATGGCAGGATTTGAGAACATCAAGATCAGCAATTGTCATATTTATGATACCAAAAATGGAGGTATTAAGTTATTCTCTGTAGATGGGGCCCATCTGCGTAATGTGGAAATCTCTGATATCACAATGGACGAAGTACGTACTCCGATGCTGTTTCGTTTGGGTGTCCGCCTTAGTGTTTTTCGCAAAAAAGAAGACCGTCAGCAACCGATTGGAGTCTTTGAAAATGTGACGATTCGCAACGTAAAGGCAGTGGCTGCCGATAAGGCTCAACTGACACCTCCTTCCGGCATCCTGATTACAGGTATTCCCGGACACTATATCACAAACCTGACTTTGGAAAATATTCATATTCGTTTATTGGGTACAGGAACTCCTGAAGATGCCTTGTCTCAGGTGCCTGAAGCTATAGACAAATATCCTGAAGTGAAAACTTTCGGACCTAAGATTCCGGCATACGGGGTATGGGCACGCCATGTGAAAGGATTGAAACTGAAGAATGTTACGTTTGAGTTGAAGAATCCCGATGCTCGTCCTGAGATTATTTGTGAAGATGGGGATATACAGATTTACAAATAA
- a CDS encoding DUF362 domain-containing protein: MNTKIKRWFFKTCPKSGRIVGINKKNVIFKVCFPLFGLAALIWFLIRVVPKPSRIEYPCQQIAAPIAFSFVAFISSTLVGFGTWKRFKFLWHSRRFYMGLSVLAVGILLSGTLYIMSVDNSLMGQVIRKQIDNGTDMGRFVPIDAPNTPMGVARGIHPGRVAWAHDPKAAAWDGKRGLYSDPDNNSQTRVDDMMEGVIIALTRQNTIDKAWDELFRTFNYKKGKGAVKYKKGEKIAIKINLNDNGGTNIIDATPQSVYSLLHQLVDIMKIPQNCITVYDAQRRGISAVYDYVQPVYPNVNYQNWGGFVPDVIRYSSEITDAGARSLARAAYEADYMINMALMKRHSEPTDKWRDSAGQTAITATGKNQFGSIGNVPPLHLSIRDWSSFRGMGTYNCIVDLMAHERIGGNTLVYLVDAMYVNPKHNGKAVRFQLPPFNNGWTSSFLASNDQVAIESVVLDFIYSELPLCANADNFLHEAANIGNPPSGIAYIGKEQGSLGVHEHWNNPTHRMYSRNLGTGKGIELYRVPLDEKRPAIEYFYADKNALHYKTSHADEVRLNGKHLEVAEGVIPLSISKTTEFNLETLAKGKVTSSQRVVVRRLKNIEICQAKDMERQGSASLNEDGSVEFKGEKGSSEGSVSWKVNIPHKGEYYLVVSYAGGNPVPSYLYINGEKRSENIGYLATFGGKRGEFVFPVALAQGTNELRLEHPGRRSNRIYTVNIAKEIK; the protein is encoded by the coding sequence ATGAATACAAAAATAAAAAGATGGTTTTTTAAGACTTGTCCGAAGAGTGGACGAATCGTTGGAATCAACAAGAAAAATGTTATTTTTAAGGTTTGCTTTCCTCTGTTCGGATTAGCTGCTCTGATTTGGTTTCTGATACGGGTAGTACCCAAACCTTCCAGAATAGAATATCCTTGTCAGCAAATTGCTGCTCCTATCGCTTTCTCTTTTGTAGCTTTCATCAGTAGTACATTGGTTGGGTTTGGTACGTGGAAACGTTTCAAATTCTTGTGGCATTCCCGTCGGTTCTATATGGGGCTATCCGTATTGGCAGTCGGTATATTATTATCGGGTACATTATATATAATGTCAGTGGATAATTCTCTGATGGGGCAGGTCATTCGTAAGCAGATAGATAATGGTACTGATATGGGACGTTTTGTGCCTATTGATGCTCCCAACACTCCGATGGGAGTAGCCAGAGGAATTCATCCGGGGCGAGTGGCATGGGCACATGATCCGAAGGCGGCTGCCTGGGATGGAAAAAGAGGACTTTATTCGGATCCGGATAATAATAGTCAGACACGTGTCGATGATATGATGGAGGGAGTGATTATTGCGCTGACCCGCCAAAATACGATTGATAAGGCATGGGATGAATTGTTCAGAACCTTTAATTATAAGAAAGGTAAGGGAGCAGTAAAGTATAAGAAAGGTGAGAAGATTGCTATCAAGATTAATCTGAATGACAATGGTGGAACTAATATCATTGATGCTACTCCACAGTCAGTGTATTCTTTGCTGCATCAATTGGTGGATATAATGAAAATTCCCCAGAATTGTATTACAGTATATGATGCACAGCGTCGGGGTATTTCGGCTGTTTACGATTATGTACAACCGGTTTATCCAAATGTCAATTATCAGAATTGGGGAGGATTTGTTCCTGATGTAATTCGTTATTCCAGTGAGATTACCGATGCCGGTGCCAGAAGTTTGGCACGTGCGGCTTATGAAGCCGACTATATGATTAACATGGCATTAATGAAAAGACATTCCGAACCAACCGATAAATGGCGGGACAGTGCCGGACAGACAGCTATAACGGCTACCGGTAAGAATCAGTTCGGTTCGATAGGCAATGTGCCGCCTTTGCATCTTTCTATTCGTGACTGGTCTTCCTTCCGTGGTATGGGCACTTATAACTGCATTGTCGATCTGATGGCTCACGAACGTATAGGTGGAAACACTTTGGTGTATCTGGTGGATGCTATGTACGTAAATCCCAAGCATAACGGGAAAGCGGTACGTTTCCAACTTCCCCCGTTCAATAATGGCTGGACCTCCAGTTTCCTGGCTTCCAATGATCAGGTTGCCATCGAATCAGTGGTACTTGATTTTATTTATTCGGAACTTCCTTTATGTGCCAATGCCGACAATTTTCTTCATGAGGCGGCGAATATAGGGAATCCTCCTTCGGGAATAGCTTATATTGGAAAAGAGCAAGGTAGCCTGGGAGTACATGAGCATTGGAATAATCCAACGCACCGGATGTACAGTCGTAATCTGGGTACAGGTAAAGGGATTGAATTATACAGGGTTCCGTTGGATGAAAAGCGTCCGGCAATAGAATACTTCTACGCAGATAAAAATGCCTTGCATTATAAAACATCCCATGCAGATGAAGTGCGATTGAATGGTAAACATCTGGAAGTTGCAGAAGGCGTCATTCCTTTGTCTATTTCTAAGACGACTGAGTTTAATCTGGAGACTTTGGCAAAGGGAAAGGTAACATCTTCACAACGTGTAGTGGTACGTCGTTTGAAGAATATAGAGATATGCCAGGCTAAAGATATGGAAAGACAGGGCTCTGCATCCTTGAATGAGGATGGTTCGGTAGAATTCAAAGGCGAGAAAGGAAGTTCTGAAGGAAGTGTGAGTTGGAAAGTCAACATTCCACATAAAGGTGAATATTATTTGGTAGTATCTTATGCGGGTGGCAATCCGGTTCCTTCTTACTTATATATTAATGGAGAGAAAAGAAGTGAGAATATCGGTTATTTGGCTACATTTGGTGGGAAACGCGGAGAGTTTGTATTCCCTGTAGCGTTGGCTCAAGGTACCAATGAATTGCGTTTGGAACATCCGGGACGGCGCAGTAACAGGATCTATACAGTGAATATTGCAAAGGAAATTAAATAG
- a CDS encoding DUF362 domain-containing protein has product MKRIYLYFKERTEKGEFTSRGIQILFFWGLGLFSTIWFLVRVIPKPSRASYPCMQTAAPLMSAFVMYLLSFTGVWVSLRQLREAFRNRKVVVGVFAFAGFCFFGALMLVENSTDMLAQTFLPTREPRMAWGKNNPVGEAKGIYPGRVVWTHAPGAATWKKGEGFWFEDRWNNQADADWLLNQSLLSLTGEKKEKAAWKSLFIYFNQQHDKGQRGYKKGERIAIKINQNNTFSHEDCEQLNASPHLTLALLRSLVNDGGVPQEQITVFDASRFITKALYDKCHAEFPGVVYLDNEGGNGRTQSTYTADAIPYSTDNGRLARGLANCALEADYLINMALLKGHGGQGVTLCAKNWYGVTDINRDFRKNQHNNFNQDRGGKPRYMTFTDYIAHKDLGQKTMLFLIDGLYGSEKVNGVPSGKWKMSPFNGDWPCSLLASQDPVAIDAVGIDFLSAEFPRMADVDYCDMYLVEAALADRPLSTTFYDPERDGTGVGSLGVLEHWNNPEEKKYSRNMGKDIGIELLYLHK; this is encoded by the coding sequence ATGAAACGTATTTATTTATATTTTAAAGAAAGGACCGAGAAAGGGGAATTTACTTCCAGAGGGATACAGATACTCTTCTTTTGGGGACTCGGTCTTTTTTCTACTATCTGGTTTTTGGTACGGGTTATTCCGAAACCTTCCCGTGCCAGTTATCCATGTATGCAGACAGCGGCACCGCTGATGTCTGCATTTGTCATGTACTTACTCTCGTTCACGGGAGTCTGGGTGAGTCTGCGACAGTTGCGTGAAGCATTCCGTAACCGGAAAGTAGTGGTAGGGGTTTTTGCTTTTGCAGGTTTTTGTTTCTTCGGTGCTTTGATGTTGGTAGAAAATAGCACTGACATGCTGGCACAAACTTTTCTTCCGACTAGAGAACCGCGTATGGCATGGGGTAAGAATAATCCGGTGGGGGAGGCGAAAGGTATTTATCCGGGTCGGGTGGTATGGACTCATGCGCCGGGTGCTGCTACGTGGAAGAAAGGGGAGGGCTTTTGGTTTGAAGATCGTTGGAATAATCAGGCAGATGCCGACTGGCTTCTAAACCAGTCTCTCTTGTCCTTGACCGGAGAGAAAAAAGAAAAGGCAGCCTGGAAATCCCTTTTTATTTATTTCAATCAACAGCATGATAAGGGGCAGCGTGGATATAAGAAAGGAGAAAGAATTGCTATCAAGATTAATCAGAATAATACTTTCTCCCATGAAGATTGTGAGCAGTTGAATGCTTCTCCGCATCTGACGCTTGCCTTGCTTCGTAGTTTGGTGAATGACGGCGGAGTGCCTCAGGAGCAAATCACAGTATTTGATGCCAGCCGTTTTATTACGAAAGCTCTTTATGATAAATGTCATGCCGAATTCCCCGGTGTTGTATATCTGGATAATGAAGGAGGAAACGGGCGTACCCAATCTACCTATACGGCAGATGCAATTCCATATTCAACTGATAATGGCCGTTTGGCGCGAGGATTGGCAAACTGTGCACTTGAGGCTGATTACCTGATCAATATGGCATTGCTGAAAGGGCATGGCGGACAGGGAGTAACACTCTGTGCGAAAAACTGGTATGGAGTAACGGATATCAACCGTGACTTCCGTAAAAATCAGCATAACAATTTCAATCAGGATCGTGGGGGAAAGCCGCGCTATATGACCTTTACCGATTATATCGCACATAAGGATCTGGGACAAAAGACAATGCTCTTTCTGATAGATGGTCTGTACGGTTCGGAAAAGGTGAACGGAGTGCCTTCCGGTAAATGGAAGATGTCACCGTTTAATGGAGACTGGCCTTGCTCACTTCTGGCTTCCCAGGATCCGGTAGCCATTGATGCAGTGGGCATTGATTTTCTGAGTGCAGAGTTTCCGCGTATGGCCGATGTGGATTATTGCGATATGTATCTGGTGGAGGCAGCTCTGGCAGACCGTCCGTTATCCACTACTTTCTATGATCCGGAAAGAGATGGTACAGGAGTTGGCAGTCTCGGAGTCTTGGAACATTGGAATAATCCGGAAGAAAAGAAATATAGCCGTAATATGGGGAAAGACATTGGAATAGAGTTGCTCTATTTACATAAATAA